A DNA window from Fragaria vesca subsp. vesca linkage group LG3, FraVesHawaii_1.0, whole genome shotgun sequence contains the following coding sequences:
- the LOC101308661 gene encoding pentatricopeptide repeat-containing protein At1g12620-like, whose translation MEGNKLKADIVAYSIIIEALFKAGKIDSATDVFSGLSSKGVLPDVWTYSIMIKGLCDGGIFVEAEKLFREMEQKGCSADGCTYNTIIRGFLNNNETLRATSLIEEMCERGFSGDASTMELIFDLLLKDKVDPVLSAWLKDSLFHHIENANYEVAASEQIQEINGIIDEIDEFGCIQAGKANKVATLPVHAAGAERSQFLMLTGFNPRSVQAVKCFHALCSFVSSLGGVLEYFPDVKDCLFE comes from the exons ATGGAAGGGAACAAGTTGAAAGCAGATATTGTAGCTTACAGTATTATCATTGAAGCTTTGTTCAAAGCTGGGAAAATTGACTCTGCAACAGACGTCTTCTCTGGTTTGTCATCGAAAGGAGTATTGCCTGATGTATGGACATACAGTATAATGATCAAGGGACTTTGTGATGGTGGCATCTTTGTTGAAGCAGAAAAGTTGTTTAGAGAAATGGAGCAAAAAGGCTGTTCTGCTGATGGCTGCACCTATAACACAATTATCCGAGGGTTTCTCAATAACAATGAGACATTGAGGGCTACAAGTCTTATTGAAGAAATGTGTGAGAGGGGTTTCTCTGGAGATGCATCAACTATGGAATTGATTTTTGATTTGTTGTTAAAGGATAAAGTTGATCCTGTATTATCAGCATGGCTTAAAGATTCA TTGTTTCACCATATTGAGAATGCCAACTATGAGGTTGCTGCATCAGAGCAGATTCAGGAGATT AATGGAATT ATTGATGAGATAGATGAATTT GGATGTATCCAGGCGGGCAAGGCAAACAAGGTTGCCACCCTTCCGGTTCATGCGGCGGGTGCTGAGAGATCTCAGTTTCTGATGTTAACTGGATTCAACCCAAGGTCAGTTCAAGCTGTAAAA TGCTTTCATGCTTTGTGTTCATTTGTATCATCGTTGGGTGGAGTTTTAGAATACTTCCCTGATGTTAAAGACTGCCTCTTTGAATAA
- the LOC101308366 gene encoding pentatricopeptide repeat-containing protein At1g63130, mitochondrial-like: protein MSNPKPRGEAWKNPEDVSLCMAVVAVGEDGDKATSQEKKNLWDRIWEVYEACKPPSSVIRSGGGCEARWRKIRPGCTRWREALTKAEAAHASGENATDLEVQARSIYRTLSLGEEFKFAHCWSILKDTEKFSKPPSLDEEISSGPSPIDLSGEDTPIEGTPSPSNVHARPPGQKAQRAAKKKCKQDDTSQLLAQMKRIADQGDRDLKHRLQLREETRLAQERADDAATMAVDPSKFPAPIRAYWERKQAMVIEREEQAYNAGLHQPLASSEGGIPFLHSTLIAALFHSQPTSISRENHRPLPRVSNVEDALKVFDEMLQRRPLPSVVRFTQILAPLVKLKHYATVLSLNSQMLLSGIASNSYTLSIVINCYCCLNRLDYALSVLAHFFKLGLQPDVATFNTLIHGFVLQNRVADAARLFSKMVVGGHCQPNVVAFNTLIKGFCAMRNNTTAIHLLRKMEANGCQPDRVTYSTIIDSLSKDTLVDEAKNLFSEMIGRGIAPNVVTYTSLIQGVCNIGRRKEAWRLLNEMASQGIFPSTITFNILVDGLCKEGRVAQAKIMVQIMIQRGVEPDTITYSSLIYGHCLRGEMDEAKQVFDLMVAKGSMVNVHSCRILINGYCKQKKIHEAKEVFDEMLLRGLVPDTVIYSTLIDGFYKAGRQQEAEKLFSDMQASDQLPSIQTYNVILDGLCNNQQLSKAI, encoded by the exons ATGTCCAACCCCAAACCTAGAGGAGAGGCTTGGAAAAACCCCGAAGATGTATCGTTGTGCATGGCGGTGGTCGCGGTTGGTGAAGATGGTGACAAAGCTACCAGTCAAGAGAAGAAAAATTTATGGGATCGTATATGGGAAGTGTATGAAGCTTGCAAGCCACCCAGTTCCGTTATTAGATCGGGAGGAGGGTGTGAAGCTCGTTGGAGAAAGATTAGGCCGGGTTGCACAAGGTGGCGTGAAGCTCTTACCAAAGCGGAGGCCGCTCACGCAAGTGGTGAAAATGCCACCGACTTG GAAGTGCAAGCTAGGTCGATATATCGTACATTGTCTTTGGGGGAGGAGTTTAAATTTGCGCATTGTTGGTCAATATTAAAGGATACAGAAAAGTTTAGCAAACCTCCGTCTTTGGATGAGGAAATCTCTAGTGGTCCGTCACCTATTGACTTGTCCGGAGAAGATACACCTATTGAGGGAACCCCAAGCCCTTCAAATGTGCATGCACGCCCTCCAGGCCAAAAAGCTCAAAGGGCTGCTAAGAAAAAATGCAAGCAAGATGACACATCTCAACTCTTAGCTCAAATGAAAAGAATTGCGGACCAAGGAGATCGTGATCTCAAACACAGACTACAACTTAGGGAGGAGACTAGACTTGCACAAGAACGTGCGGATGATGCAGCCACAATGGCGGTGGATCCATCAAAATTTCCCGCCCCAATTAGGGCTTATTGGGAAAGGAAGCAAGCTATGGTTATTGAGAGGGAGGAACAAGCTTACAATGCCGGATTACACCAACCACTTGCTTCATCTGAAG GAGGTATTCCATTTCTTCACTCTACCCTTATCGCTGCTTTGTTTCATTCTCAACCCACAAGCATATCTAGAGAAAACCATCGACCCTTGCCTAGAGTGAGTAATGTTGAGGATGCCCTGAAGGTGTTCGACGAAATGCTTCAGAGACGTCCTCTGCCGTCTGTTGTCCGTTTCACTCAGATATTGGCTCCTCTTGTCAAACTCAAGCACTATGCAACAGTCCTCTCTTTGAATTCACAAATGCTTCTCTCTGGAATCGCTTCTAATTCTTATACTCTTTCCATTGTCATCAACTGCTACTGTTGTTTGAACCGACTGGACTATGCCTTGTCTGTCTTGGCCCACTTCTTCAAATTGGGTCTTCAACCAGATGTTGCAACCTTCAACACTCTCATCCACGGCTTTGTTCTCCAAAATCGAGTGGCTGATGCAGCGCGACTTTTCAGCAAAATGGTGGTGGGAGGTCATTGCCAGCCGAATGTAGTTGCTTTCAACACACTAATCAAGGGCTTTTGCGCAATGAGAAACAACACTACGGCTATTCACTTACTGCGCAAGATGGAAGCAAATGGATGCCAGCCTGACAGAGTGACGTATAGCACCATCATAGACAGTCTCAGCAAGGATACACTGGTTGATGAAGCAAAGAACCTCTTCTCTGAAATGATTGGTAGAGGGATTGCTCCCAACGTTGTTACTTACACCTCATTGATTCAAGGAGTCTGCAATATTGGGAGGCGGAAAGAAGCTTGGAGGTTGTTGAATGAAATGGCGAGTCAAGGTATCTTTCCAAGTACTATCACCTTCAATATCCTGGTTGATGGCCTTTGTAAGGAAGGGAGGGTTGCGCAAGCCAAAATTATGGTTCAGATTATGATTCAAAGAGGAGTTGAGCCTGACACAATCACATACAGTTCCCTTATTTATGGTCACTGTTTGCGAGGAGAAATGGACGAGGCGAAACAAGTTTTTGATCTAATGGTTGCCAAGGGCTCCATGGTTAATGTTCATAGCTGTCGTATATTGATTAACGGATATTGCAAGCAGAAAAAGATTCATGAGGCAAAAGAAGTTTTCGACGAAATGCTTCTTAGAGGACTTGTTCCTGATACCGTTATTTATAGCACTCTAATTGATGGTTTTTATAAAGCGGGGAGACAACAAGAGGCAGAAAAGTTGTTCTCTGATATGCAAGCTTCTGACCAACTTCCAAGTATTCAAACTTATAATGTTATACTTGATGGCCTCTGTAACAACCAACAGCTTTCTAAGGCAATTTAA
- the LOC101300230 gene encoding callose synthase 3-like → MSSSRAGADQPPQPQRRIQRTQTAGNLGETAFDSEVVPSSLVEIAPILRVANEVESHNPRVAYLCRFYAFEKAHRLDPTSSGRGVRQFKTALLQRLERENDPTLMGRVKKSDAREMQSFYQHYYKKYIQALQNAADKADRAQLTKAYQTANVLFEVLKAVNMTQSMEVDREILEAHGKVAEKTELLVPYNILPLDPDSVNQAIMKYPEIQAAVLALRNTRGLPWPKEYKKRKDEDVLDWLQSMFGFQKDNVANQREHLILLLANVHIRQFPKPDQQPKLDDRALTEVMKKLFKNYKKWCKYLGRKSSLWLPTIQQEVQQRKLLYMGLYLLIWGEAANLRFMPECLCYIYHHMAFELYGMLAGNVSPMTGENVKPAYGGEEEAFLKKVVTPIYKVIAEEAERSKRGKSKHSQWRNYDDINEYFWSVDCFRLGWPMRADADFFCMPSEQHYFDKSSEDHKPAGGDRWVGKVNFVEIRSFWHIFRSFDRMWSFFILCLQVMIIVAWNGSGQPTSIFSADVFKKALSVFITAAILKLGQAVLDVILSWKSRRSMSFHVKLRYIAKVISAAAWVIILPVTYAYTWENPPGFAQTIKGWFGNNSNSPSLFILAVVIYLSPNMLAGVLFLFPFIRRFLERSNYRIVMLMMWWSQPRLYVGRGMHEGTFSLFKYTMFWVLLIVTKLAFSYYIEIKPLVGPTKAIMKVRITNFQWHEFFPRAKNNIGVVIALWAPIILVYFMDTQIWYAIYSTIFGGIYGAFRRLGEIRTLGMLRSRFESLPGAFNARLIPVDKSEPKKKGLKATLSRTFGQVKVEGSKEKQAARFAQLWNKIISSFREEDLINNREMNLLLVPYWADRDLDLIQWPPFLLASKIPIALDMAKDSNGKDKELTKRILADEYMHCAVRECYASFRNIIKFLVQGNREKEVIEYIFSEVDKHIAEGTLIREFKMSALPSLYDHFVRLIDFLVRNNQDDRDQVVILFQDMLEVVTRDIMMEDHISSLVDSVHGGSGHEGMIPLDQHQQHQLFASAGAIKFPLTQVTEAWKEKINRLYLLLTTKESAMDVPSNLEARRRISFFSNSLFMDMPPAPKVRNMLSFSVLTPYYTEEVLFSIEGLERPNEDGVSILFYLQKIFPDEWTNFLLRVNCSSEDELKGSDELEEELRLWASYRGQTLTRTVRGMMYYRKALELQAFLDMAKDEDLMEGYKAIELNSEDQSKEGRSLWAQCQAVADMKFTYVVSCQLYGIQKRSGDYRAQDILRLMTTYPSLRVAYIDEVEEPSKDRSQKINQKAYYSTLVKAAMPKSIDSSEPVQNLDQVIYRIKLPGPAILGEGKPENQNHAIIFTRGEGLQTIDMNQDNYMEEALKMRNLLQEFLKHDGVRHPTILGLREHIFTGSVSSLAWFMSNQENSFVTIGQRLLANPLKVRFHYGHPDVFDRLFHLSRGGVSKASKVINLSEDIFAGFNSTLREGNVTHHEYIQVGKGRDVGLNQISMFEAKIANGNGEQTLSRDIYRLGHRFDFFRMLSCYFTTIGFYYSTLITVLTVYVFLYGRLYLVLSGLEEGLNTQEAIRDNKPLQVALASQSFVQIGFLMALPMLMEIGLEKGFRTALSEFILMQLQLAPVFFTFSLGTKTHYYGRTLLHGGAKYRSTGRGFVVFHAKFADNYRLYSRSHFVKGIELLILLVVYQIFGHTYRSAVAYILITVSMWFMVVTWLFAPFLFNPSGFEWQKIVDDWTDWNKWISNRGGIGVPPEKSWESWWEEEQEHLRYSGKRGIVAEILLSLRFFIYQYGLVYHLNIAKKTKSVLVYGISWLVIVLILFVMKTVSVGRRKFSAEYQLVFRLIKGLIFVTFVAILVTLIVLPHMTLQDIIVCILAFMPTGWGMLMIAQACKPLVQKAGLWPSVRTLARGFEIVMGLLLFTPVAFLAWFPFVSEFQTRMLFNQAFSRGLQISRILGGQRKDRSTRNKE, encoded by the exons ATGTCGTCGTCGAGAGCGGGGGCGGATCAGCCGCCGCAGCCGCAGCGGCGTATCCAGCGGACGCAGACAGCTGGAAACCTCGGAGAGACGGCTTTCGACAGTGAGGTGGTGCCGTCGTCGCTAGTCGAAATCGCTCCGATTCTTCGGGTGGCCAACGAGGTCGAATCGCACAATCCCAGGGTTGCTTATCTAT GTCGATTTTATGCATTCGAGAAAGCACATAGATTGGATCCCACTTCTAGCGGACGTGGTGTTCGTCAATTTAAAACTGCTCTTCTTCAACGTCTGGAAAGG GAGAATGATCCAACCCTTATGGGAAGGGTGAAAAAAAGTGATGCACGTGAAATGCAGAGCTTCTATCAACACTATTACAAAAAATATATTCAAGCTTTGCAAAATGCGGCCGATAAAGCTGACCG TGCACAACTTACCAAGGCCTACCAGACTGCCAATGTTCTATTTGAGGTTTTAAAGGCTGTTAATATGACACAATCTATGGAAGTTGATCGTGAG ATTTTGGAAGCTCATGGTAAAGTTGCGGAAAAGACAGAGCTATTGGTTCCTTACAATATCCTTCCACTTGATCCTGATAGTGTAAATCAAGCAATTATGAAATACCCAGAG ATTCAAGCTGCTGTTCTCGCTCTTCGTAACACCAGGGGTCTTCCTTGGCCCAAGGAATACAAAAAGAGAAAAGACGAGGATGTTCTTGATTGGCTGCAGTCAATGTTTGGGTTTCAG AAGGACAACGTGGCAAATCAACGGGAGCACCTGATATTATTACTTGCAAATGTGCACATAAGGCAGTTTCCAAAGCCTGATCAACAGCCTAAG TTGGATGACCGTGCTCTGACGGAAGTGATGAAGAAGCTTTTCAAGAATTACAAAAAGTGGTGCAAGTACTTGGGCCGGAAAAGTAGCCTTTG GTTACCGACCATACAGCAAGAGGTGCAACAGCGTAAGCTACTATACATGGGTCTATATCTTTTGATATGGGGTGAAGCTGCAAATTTGAGATTCATGCCAGAATGCCTTTGTTACATATATCATCAT ATGGCATTTGAATTGTATGGTATGTTAGCTGGGAATGTCAGTCCAATGACAGGAGAAAATGTGAAGCCAGCATATGGAGGTGAAGAAGAGGCGTTCTTGAAGAAAGTTGTGACTCCTATTTATAAAGTGATTGCTGAG GAAGCTGAGAGGAGCAAACGTGGGAAATCAAAGCATTCCCAGTGGAGGAACTATGATGATATAAATGAATACTTTTG GTCAGTGGATTGTTTCCGGTTGGGTTGGCCGATGCGTGCAGATGCTGATTTCTTTTGCATGCCTAGTGAGCAACACTATTTTGATAAAAGCAGTGAG GATCACAAACCAGCTGGTGGAGATCGATGGGTGGGGAAAGTTAACTTCGTTGAGATACGGTCATTTTGGCATATCTTTAGAAGCTTTGACCGCATGTGGAGTTTCTTTATTTTATGTTTACAG GTTATGATAATTGTTGCTTGGAATGGCTCGGGCCAACCAACGTCAATATTTTCTGCCGATGTATTCAAGAAAGCTTTGAGCGTCTTCATAACTGCTGCAATATTGAAGCTTGGGCAAG CTGTTCTAGATGTGATTCTTAGCTGGAAGTCTAGGCGGAGTATGTCGTTCCATGTTAAGTTGAGATACATTGCTAAGGTCATTTCAGCTGCTGCGTGGGTAATAATTCTACCGGTAACATATGCATATACTTGGGAAAACCCTCCTGGGTTCGCTCAAACCATTAAAGGTTGGTTTGGCAATAATTCAAATTCGCCCTCCTTGTTCATCTTGGCTGTTGTTATCTACTTGTCACCGAATATGCTGGCTGGGGTGTTGTTTCTTTTCCCATTTATCCGCCGATTCCTTGAGCGATCAAACTACAGGATTGTGATGCTTATGATGTGGTGGTCACAG CCTCGGCTCTATGTTGGGAGGGGAATGCATGAGGGAACATTTTCCCTTTTCAA GTACACGATGTTTTGGGTTCTTCTTATAGTTACAAAGTTGGCATTCAGTTACTATATAGAG ATAAAGCCTTTAGTAGGTCCAACAAAAGCCATCATGAAAGTACGTATAACTAACTTCCAGTGGCACGAGTTCTTTCCCCGTG CAAAAAACAATATCGGTGTTGTGATTGCACTCTGGGCTCCAATTATCCTT GTCTATTTTATGGATACCCAGATCTGGTATGCAATATATTCCACAATATTTGGAGGTATTTATGGGGCATTCCGTCGCCTTGGTGAG ATTCGAACACTAGGAATGCTGAGATCTCGCTTTGAATCATTGCCTGGTGCTTTTAACGCTCGTTTGATTCCGGTGGACAAGAGTGAGCCAAAGAAGAAAGGACTGAAGGCTACGTTGTCCCGCACCTTTGGTCAGGTAAAA GTGGAAGGTAGCAAAGAAAAACAGGCTGCAAGGTTTGCGCAGTTATGGAACAAAATAATAAGTAGTTTCAGAGAGGAGGATCTTATAAATAATAG GGAAATGAACCTTTTGCTTGTTCCTTATTGGGCTGATCGTGATTTGGACCTCATACAGTGGCCTCCATTTTTACTCGCTAGCAAA ATCCCGATAGCATTAGACATGGCCAAGGACAGCAATGGCAAGGATAAAGAGCTAACAAAAAGGATCTTGGCTGACGAATACATGCATTGTGCTGTTCGTGAATGCTATGCTTCATTTAGAAACATAATTAAGTTCCTGGTTCAGGGGAACCGTGAGAAAGA GGTTATAGAATATATATTTTCCGAGGTTGACAAGCACATCGCAGAGGGTACCCTGATCCGTGAATTCAAGATGAGTGCTCTTCCTAGCCTCTATGACCACTTTGTTAGGCTTATAGATTTTCTGGTAAGA AATAATCAGGACGACAGGGATCAGGTTGTGATTCTATTCCAGGACATGCTGGAGGTAGTGACGAGAGACATAATGATGGAGGACCATATATCCAG CTTGGTGGATTCAGTCCATGGCGGGTCAGGCCATGAGGGGATGATACCGCTCGATCAACATCAACAGCATCAGTTGTTTGCATCTGCTGGAGCTATTAAGTTTCCTCTTACACAAGTGACAGAGGCTTGGAAGGAGAAG ATTAATCGTCTTTACCTATTACTGACAACAAAGGAGTCTGCCATGGACGTGCCATCCAACTTGGAAGCTAGAAGGCGAATTTCTTTCTTCTCGAATTCGTTGTTTATGGATATGCCTCCAGCGCCAAAAGTTCGGAATATGCTTTCTTTCTC TGTTTTGACTCCTTACTACACCGAAGAGGTTCTCTTTTCCATTGAAGGGCTGGAACGTCCGAATGAAGATGGTGTTTCTATTCTGTTCTATTTGCAAAAGATTTTCCCAG ATGAATGGACCAACTTTCTTCTGCGTGTAAATTGCTCCAGCGAAGATGAACTTAAAGGGTCTGATGAATTGGAAGAAGAGCTTCGCCTATGGGCATCATATAGAGGCCAAACTTTGACTCGTACTG TTAGAGGAATGATGTACTACCGGAAAGCTTTGGAGCTTCAGGCTTTTCTCGATATGGCCAAAGATGAGG ATTTAATGGAAGGCTACAAGGCAATAGAGTTGAATTCAGAAGATCAATCAAAGGAGGGAAGGTCACTATGGGCGCAATGTCAAGCAGTAGCTGATATGAAATTCACATATGTGGTTTCGTGCCAACTTTATGGGATTCAGAAGCGATCTGGTGATTATCGTGCACAGGACATTCTAAGGCTCATGACAAC ATACCCATCATTACGAGTGGCATATATTGATGAGGTTGAAGAACCTAGCAAAGATAGGTCTCAGAAGATAAACCAAAAGGCGTATTATTCTACTTTAGTAAAGGCTGCTATGCCAAAGTCAATTGATTCTTCAGAGCCAGTACAAAATCTCGACCAG GTTATATATCGCATAAAGCTTCCAGGACCTGCTATCTTGGGAGAGGGAAAGCCAGAAAATCAAAATCATGCCATTATTTTCACACGTGGGGAAGGCTTGCAAACAATTGACATGAACCAG GATAACTACATGGAAGAAGCTTTGAAAATGAGGAATTTGCTACAAGAATTTCTCAAGCATGACGGCGTGAGACACCCTACAATTCTTGGACTTAGGGAGCATATATTTACAGGAAG TGTTTCCTCTCTAGCTTGGTTCATGTCAAATCAGGAGAACAGTTTTGTGACTATTGGTCAAAGACTTCTGGCCAACCCTCTCAA GGTTCGATTTCATTATGGCCATCCTGATGTGTTTGACAGACTCTTTCACCTTAGTAGAGGGGGTGTCAGTAAGGCATCCAAGGTTATTAATTTGAGTGAAGACATTTTTGCTG GCTTTAATTCCACTCTTCGTGAAGGCAATGTAACTCATCATGAATACATACAAGTGGGGAAGGGGAGAGATGTTGGTCTTAACCAAATCTCCATGTTCGAGGCAAAAATTGCTAATGGCAATGGCGAGCAGACGCTCAGTCGAGATATATACCGACTTGGACATCGTTTTGACTTTTTCCGTATGTTGTCATGCTATTTCACCACAATTGGTTTCTACTACAGTACTCTG ATCACTGTGCTTACAGTTTATGTCTTCCTTTATGGTCGCCTCTACCTGGTTCTTAGTGGACTTGAAGAAGGTTTAAACACTCAAGAAGCAATTCGAGATAATAAGCCTCTTCAGGTTGCTCTTGCTTCACAATCATTTGTCCAAATAGGATTCTTGATGGCTTTGCCTATGTTAATGGAAATTGGTTTGGAAAAGGGTTTCCGAACTGCACTGAGTGAATTCATATTGATGCAATTGCAACTGGCCCCTGTATTTTTCACATTCTCACTTGGAACAAAGACCCACTATTATGGACGGACATTACTGCATGGTGGTGCCAAATATAGATCTACTGGTCGTGGGTTTGTTGTGTTCCATGCCAAGTTTGCTGACAACTATAGGCTTTACTCCCGCAGCCACTTTGTGAAGGGTATTGAGCTCCTGATTTTACTTGTGGTATACCAGATCTTTGGTCATACTTACAGAAGTGCTGTTGCCTACATTTTGATAACTGTATCTATGTGGTTTATGGTGGTTACCTGGCTTTTTGCTCCCTTTCTGTTCAATCCTTCTGGTTTTGAGTGGCAAAAAATTGTTGATGATTGGACTGATTGGAATAAGTGGATAAGCAACCGTGGAGGTATAGGTGTTCCACCTGAAAAAAGTTGGGAATCATGGTGGGAGGAGGAACAAGAACATCTTCGGTATTCTGGAAAACGTGGTATTGTAGCTGAGATACTGCTATCTCTACGATTCTTTATCTATCAGTATGGGCTCGTATATCACTTAAACATTGCAAAGAAGACCAAGAGTGTCCTG GTCTATGGTATCTCATGGCTGGTGATCGTCCTTATTTTGTTTGTCATGAAG ACTGTATCTGTTGGTAGGAGAAAGTTCAGTGCTGAGTACCAACTTGTATTCCGGCTGATTAAGGGATTGATATTTGTGACTTTTGTGGCCATTTTGGTCACTTTGATTGTGCTACCTCACATGACCCTGCAAGACATCATTGTTTGCATTCTTGCTTTCATGCCAACTGGTTGGGGGATGCTTATG ATTGCCCAAGCTTGCAAGCCTCTTGTTCAAAAAGCTGGTCTATGGCCGTCAGTTAGGACTCTAGCTCGTGGCTTTGAGATAGTTATGGGCTTGCTTCTGTTCACCCCAGTTGCATTCTTGGCTTGGTTTCCTTTTGTTTCGGAATTTCAAACACGTATGCTCTTCAACCAAGCGTTCAGTAGAGGTCTACAGATTTCTCGTATTCTTGGCGGACAACGTAAGGATCGTTCAACCCGGAACAAGGAGTGA